Proteins encoded within one genomic window of Girardinichthys multiradiatus isolate DD_20200921_A chromosome 21, DD_fGirMul_XY1, whole genome shotgun sequence:
- the hus1 gene encoding checkpoint protein HUS1 isoform X2 has translation MKFRGKIIDIACLNHFTRVVTTISKLTKTCVLRLTLDNLFFILSGKVTNGGVSMWCELLQPTLSSISRIVTHDVPVDVIPRRLWQELKEPSMPDFDVSIYLPPLKTMKNVVDRMKNLSNFLVVEANLNGEMNLKIETDLVSATTHFKDLGNPPWGDESSQDGGPSQSRDPELMAEATVDIRKLQQFLVGQQVNPSKAMCNIVHQNVVHLILLHEDVSLQYFIPAVA, from the exons ATGAAGTTTCGGGGGAAAATAATCGACATCGCTTGTTTGAACCACTTCACCA GAGTGGTGACCACCATCTCTAAGCTGACGAAGACCTGCGTCCTGCGGCTAACCCTGGACAACCTTTTCTTCATCCTGTCGGGTAAAGTGACCAACGGAGGAGTCAGCATGTGGTGTGAACTGCTGCAG CCCACCCTGTCCAGCATCAGCAGAATCGTCACTCACGACGTTCCCGTTGACGTGATTCCTAGAAGACTCTGGCAGGAACTCAAAGAACCCAGCATGCCGGACTTTGAT GTGAGTATCTACCTTCCTCCTCTGAAGACCATGAAGAACGTTGTGGACAGGATGAAGAACCTCTCTAACTTCCTG gtAGTCGAGGCCAACCTGAACGGAGAGATGAACCTGAAGATCGAGACCGATCTGGTTTCTGCCACCACTCACTTTAAAGACCTGGGGAACCCTCCATGGG GAGACGAGTCCTCCCAGGACGGAGGTCCGTCTCAGAGCAGAGACCCAGAGTTGATGGCCGAGGCCACGGTGGACATCAGGAAGCTGCAGCAGTTCCTCGTGGGGCAGCAGGTCAACCCCAGCAAGGCCATGTGCA ATATCGTCCATCAGAACGTGGTCCACCTCATCCTGCTCCATGAAGACGTGTCTCTGCAGTATTTTATCCCTGCTGTGGCCTAG
- the hus1 gene encoding checkpoint protein HUS1 isoform X1: MKFRGKIIDIACLNHFTRVVTTISKLTKTCVLRLTLDNLFFILSGKVTNGGVSMWCELLQTNFFHEYQMEGVSSEFNEICLEVSPENLSRALKTVQCAKSVKIKLTKKHCACLTIAAELPTLSSISRIVTHDVPVDVIPRRLWQELKEPSMPDFDVSIYLPPLKTMKNVVDRMKNLSNFLVVEANLNGEMNLKIETDLVSATTHFKDLGNPPWGDESSQDGGPSQSRDPELMAEATVDIRKLQQFLVGQQVNPSKAMCNIVHQNVVHLILLHEDVSLQYFIPAVA, from the exons ATGAAGTTTCGGGGGAAAATAATCGACATCGCTTGTTTGAACCACTTCACCA GAGTGGTGACCACCATCTCTAAGCTGACGAAGACCTGCGTCCTGCGGCTAACCCTGGACAACCTTTTCTTCATCCTGTCGGGTAAAGTGACCAACGGAGGAGTCAGCATGTGGTGTGAACTGCTGCAG ACCAACTTCTTCCATGAGTACCAGATGGAGGGCGTGTCCTCAGAGTTCAATGAGATCTGCTTGGAGGTGAGTCCAGAGAACCTGTCCCGGGCCCTGAAGACGGTCCAGTGTGCCAAATCTGTGAAGATAAAGCTGACCAAGAAGCACTGCGCCTGTCTGACCATCGCTGCTGAGCTG CCCACCCTGTCCAGCATCAGCAGAATCGTCACTCACGACGTTCCCGTTGACGTGATTCCTAGAAGACTCTGGCAGGAACTCAAAGAACCCAGCATGCCGGACTTTGAT GTGAGTATCTACCTTCCTCCTCTGAAGACCATGAAGAACGTTGTGGACAGGATGAAGAACCTCTCTAACTTCCTG gtAGTCGAGGCCAACCTGAACGGAGAGATGAACCTGAAGATCGAGACCGATCTGGTTTCTGCCACCACTCACTTTAAAGACCTGGGGAACCCTCCATGGG GAGACGAGTCCTCCCAGGACGGAGGTCCGTCTCAGAGCAGAGACCCAGAGTTGATGGCCGAGGCCACGGTGGACATCAGGAAGCTGCAGCAGTTCCTCGTGGGGCAGCAGGTCAACCCCAGCAAGGCCATGTGCA ATATCGTCCATCAGAACGTGGTCCACCTCATCCTGCTCCATGAAGACGTGTCTCTGCAGTATTTTATCCCTGCTGTGGCCTAG
- the cidea gene encoding cell death activator CIDE-A, whose product MAPLSIQAGVNYAKTLLPETLKRSVSTVHTTISRHILPSSQPRCYKVCTHSRRRRRSLVASTLLELLEQAARVFMLSCCNLLTLVLEEDGTVVDSEDFFQSLPSSTQLMVLDKGEMWSQSKILPSFREPKKKGIAKLTFDLYKVHPKDFLCCLAIRATLYEMYTLSYDFRCTRVKHVLRSVLRCVTCLTRITGQLLLCMSSSLLQFTADDDCC is encoded by the exons ATGGCTCCTCTGTCCATCCAGGCTGGAGTGAATTACGCTAAAACGCTGCTGCCGGAGACTCTGAAGAG GTCTGTGTCCACGGTGCACACCACCATCTCTCGCCACATCCTGCCGTCCTCTCAGCCTCGCTGCTATAAAGTCTGCACCCACAGCCGGCGGCGGCGCAGGAGTCTGGTGGCGTCTACGCTGCTTGAGCTGCTGGAGCAG GCAGCTAGGGTCTTCATGCTGTCCTGCTGTAACCTCCTGACTCTGGTCCTGGAGGAGGATGGGACTGTGGTGGACTCAGAGGACTTCTTCCAGTCGCTGCCCAGTAGCACTCAGCTGATGGTGCTGGATAAAGGGGAGATGTGGAGCCAAAGCAAG ATCCTCCCGAGCTTCCGAGAGCCGAAGAAGAAAGGGATCGCCAagctgacctttgacctttatAAAGTGCACCCTAAAGACTTCCTGTGCTGCCTGGCCATCAGAGCCACGCTGTATGAGATGTACACGCTGTCCTACGACTTCAGGTGCACCAGAGTCAAACACGTCCTCAG GTCCGTTCTGCGCTGTGTCACCTGTCTGACCAGAATCACCGGGCAGCTGCTGCTCTGCATGTCCTCCTCGCTGCTGCAGTTCACTGCAGACGATGACTGCTGCTAG
- the tubb6 gene encoding tubulin, beta 6 class V isoform X3, which produces MREIVHIQAGQCGNQIGTKFWEEISDEHGIDAAGNYVGVSPLQLDRINVYYNEASSHKYVPRAVLVDLEPGTMDSVRSGTFGQLFRPDNFIFGQTGAGNNWAKGHYTEGAELMDSVLDVVRKECEHCDCLQGFQLTHSLGGGTGSGMGTLLISKIREEYPDRIMNTYSVMPSPKVSDTVVEPYNATLSVHQLVENTDETYCIDNEALYDICFRTLKLTTPTYGDLNHLVSATMSGVTTSLRFPGQLNADLRKLAVNMVPFPRLHFFMPGFAPLTARGSQQYRALTVPELTQQMFDARNMMAACDPRHGRYLTVATVFRGPMSMKEVDEQMLNIQNKNSSYFVEWIPNNVKVAVCDIAPRGLKMAATFIGNSTAIQELFKRISEQFSAMFRRKAFLHWFTGEGMDEMEFTEAESNMNDLVSEYQQYQDATANDGDENFDDEEEEIHD; this is translated from the exons ATGAGGGAAATAGTTCACATCCAGGCGGGACAGTGCGGGAACCAGATCGGGACCAAG TTCTGGGAGGAGATCAGTGATGAGCACGGCATCGACGCTGCTGGAAACTATGTGGGCGTCTCTCCTCTGCAGCTGGACAGGATCAACGTCTACTACAACGAGGCGTCCT CACATAAATACGTCCCCCGGGCCGTGCTGGTGGACCTGGAGCCTGGAACGATGGACAGCGTTCGCTCCGGAACCTTTGGACAGCTCTTCAGACCCGACAACTTCATCTTCG GTCAGACAGGTGCTGGGAACAACTGGGCCAAAGGTCACTACACAGAGGGGGCGGAGCTTATGGACTCGGTCCTGGATGTAGTGAGGAAGGAGTGTGAGCACTGCGACTGTCTGCAG GGCTTCCAGTTGACCCACTCTTTGGGAGGTGGTACTGGTTCTGGAATGGGCACCCTGCTGATCAGTAAGATCCGAGAGGAGTATCCCGACCGCATCATGAACACTTACAGCGTCATGCCCTCTCCTAAG GTTTCTGATACGGTGGTGGAGCCGTACAACGCCACCCTCTCCGTCCACCAGCTGGTCGAGAACACCGACGAGACCTACTGCATCGACAACGAGGCCCTTTACGACATCTGCTTCCGCACCCTGAAACTCACCACTCCCACCTACGGAGACCTGAACCACCTGGTGTCGGCCACCATGAGCGGCGTGACCACCTCGCTCCGTTTCCCTGGACAGCTCAACGCCGACCTCCGAAAGCTGGCAGTCAACATGGTTCCCTTCCCGAGGCTGCACTTCTTCATGCCGGGCTTCGCCCCTCTGACGGCCAGGGGCAGCCAGCAGTACCGCGCCCTCACCGTTCCCGAGCTTACCCAGCAGATGTTCGACGCCCGGAACATGATGGCGGCCTGCGACCCCCGCCACGGCCGCTACCTGACTGTGGCCACGGTCTTCCGGGGGCCGATGTCCATGAAGGAGGTGGATGAGCAGATGCTGAACATCCAGAACAAGAACAGCAGCTACTTCGTAGAGTGGATCCCCAACAACGTGAAGGTGGCTGTGTGCGACATCGCCCCCCGCGGGCTCAAGATGGCCGCCACGTTTATCGGGAACAGCACGGCCATCCAGGAGCTCTTCAAGCGGATCTCGGAGCAGTTCTCGGCCATGTTCCGGCGGAAGGCCTTCCTGCACTGGTTCACAGGAGAAGGTATGGATGAGATGGAGTTCACAGAGGCGGAGAGCAACATGAATGACCTGGTGTCTGAGTACCAGCAGTACCAGGACGCCACGGCCAACGATGGAGACGAGAACTTTGATGATGAGGAAGAAGAGATCCACGATTAA
- the tubb6 gene encoding tubulin, beta 6 class V isoform X2 has product MDLNVGVKPEQTGEQGVKDDLKLLKFWEEISDEHGIDAAGNYVGVSPLQLDRINVYYNEASSHKYVPRAVLVDLEPGTMDSVRSGTFGQLFRPDNFIFGQTGAGNNWAKGHYTEGAELMDSVLDVVRKECEHCDCLQGFQLTHSLGGGTGSGMGTLLISKIREEYPDRIMNTYSVMPSPKVSDTVVEPYNATLSVHQLVENTDETYCIDNEALYDICFRTLKLTTPTYGDLNHLVSATMSGVTTSLRFPGQLNADLRKLAVNMVPFPRLHFFMPGFAPLTARGSQQYRALTVPELTQQMFDARNMMAACDPRHGRYLTVATVFRGPMSMKEVDEQMLNIQNKNSSYFVEWIPNNVKVAVCDIAPRGLKMAATFIGNSTAIQELFKRISEQFSAMFRRKAFLHWFTGEGMDEMEFTEAESNMNDLVSEYQQYQDATANDGDENFDDEEEEIHD; this is encoded by the exons ATGGATCTGAACGTTGGAGTGAAACCAGAACAAACTGGGGAACAAGGAGTTAAAGATGATCTGAAGTTATTAAAG TTCTGGGAGGAGATCAGTGATGAGCACGGCATCGACGCTGCTGGAAACTATGTGGGCGTCTCTCCTCTGCAGCTGGACAGGATCAACGTCTACTACAACGAGGCGTCCT CACATAAATACGTCCCCCGGGCCGTGCTGGTGGACCTGGAGCCTGGAACGATGGACAGCGTTCGCTCCGGAACCTTTGGACAGCTCTTCAGACCCGACAACTTCATCTTCG GTCAGACAGGTGCTGGGAACAACTGGGCCAAAGGTCACTACACAGAGGGGGCGGAGCTTATGGACTCGGTCCTGGATGTAGTGAGGAAGGAGTGTGAGCACTGCGACTGTCTGCAG GGCTTCCAGTTGACCCACTCTTTGGGAGGTGGTACTGGTTCTGGAATGGGCACCCTGCTGATCAGTAAGATCCGAGAGGAGTATCCCGACCGCATCATGAACACTTACAGCGTCATGCCCTCTCCTAAG GTTTCTGATACGGTGGTGGAGCCGTACAACGCCACCCTCTCCGTCCACCAGCTGGTCGAGAACACCGACGAGACCTACTGCATCGACAACGAGGCCCTTTACGACATCTGCTTCCGCACCCTGAAACTCACCACTCCCACCTACGGAGACCTGAACCACCTGGTGTCGGCCACCATGAGCGGCGTGACCACCTCGCTCCGTTTCCCTGGACAGCTCAACGCCGACCTCCGAAAGCTGGCAGTCAACATGGTTCCCTTCCCGAGGCTGCACTTCTTCATGCCGGGCTTCGCCCCTCTGACGGCCAGGGGCAGCCAGCAGTACCGCGCCCTCACCGTTCCCGAGCTTACCCAGCAGATGTTCGACGCCCGGAACATGATGGCGGCCTGCGACCCCCGCCACGGCCGCTACCTGACTGTGGCCACGGTCTTCCGGGGGCCGATGTCCATGAAGGAGGTGGATGAGCAGATGCTGAACATCCAGAACAAGAACAGCAGCTACTTCGTAGAGTGGATCCCCAACAACGTGAAGGTGGCTGTGTGCGACATCGCCCCCCGCGGGCTCAAGATGGCCGCCACGTTTATCGGGAACAGCACGGCCATCCAGGAGCTCTTCAAGCGGATCTCGGAGCAGTTCTCGGCCATGTTCCGGCGGAAGGCCTTCCTGCACTGGTTCACAGGAGAAGGTATGGATGAGATGGAGTTCACAGAGGCGGAGAGCAACATGAATGACCTGGTGTCTGAGTACCAGCAGTACCAGGACGCCACGGCCAACGATGGAGACGAGAACTTTGATGATGAGGAAGAAGAGATCCACGATTAA
- the tubb6 gene encoding tubulin, beta 6 class V isoform X1 — MKVRFVLCWLGSSRSRLDSLTHDQKCFWTEGAQEEPDVREGTVQTGPFWSVSAAAGVTFFSLLQFWEEISDEHGIDAAGNYVGVSPLQLDRINVYYNEASSHKYVPRAVLVDLEPGTMDSVRSGTFGQLFRPDNFIFGQTGAGNNWAKGHYTEGAELMDSVLDVVRKECEHCDCLQGFQLTHSLGGGTGSGMGTLLISKIREEYPDRIMNTYSVMPSPKVSDTVVEPYNATLSVHQLVENTDETYCIDNEALYDICFRTLKLTTPTYGDLNHLVSATMSGVTTSLRFPGQLNADLRKLAVNMVPFPRLHFFMPGFAPLTARGSQQYRALTVPELTQQMFDARNMMAACDPRHGRYLTVATVFRGPMSMKEVDEQMLNIQNKNSSYFVEWIPNNVKVAVCDIAPRGLKMAATFIGNSTAIQELFKRISEQFSAMFRRKAFLHWFTGEGMDEMEFTEAESNMNDLVSEYQQYQDATANDGDENFDDEEEEIHD; from the exons ATGAAGGTCCGGTTTGTCCTCTGTTGGTTGGGATCATCACGTTCCCGTCTTGATTCTCTAACTCATGATCAgaaatgtttttggactgaagGAGCTCAGGAGGAACCAGACGTCCGTGAAG GCACCGTCCAGACAGGACCGTTTTGGTCCgtttcagctgctgcaggagtAACGTTCTTCTCTCTGCTGCAGTTCTGGGAGGAGATCAGTGATGAGCACGGCATCGACGCTGCTGGAAACTATGTGGGCGTCTCTCCTCTGCAGCTGGACAGGATCAACGTCTACTACAACGAGGCGTCCT CACATAAATACGTCCCCCGGGCCGTGCTGGTGGACCTGGAGCCTGGAACGATGGACAGCGTTCGCTCCGGAACCTTTGGACAGCTCTTCAGACCCGACAACTTCATCTTCG GTCAGACAGGTGCTGGGAACAACTGGGCCAAAGGTCACTACACAGAGGGGGCGGAGCTTATGGACTCGGTCCTGGATGTAGTGAGGAAGGAGTGTGAGCACTGCGACTGTCTGCAG GGCTTCCAGTTGACCCACTCTTTGGGAGGTGGTACTGGTTCTGGAATGGGCACCCTGCTGATCAGTAAGATCCGAGAGGAGTATCCCGACCGCATCATGAACACTTACAGCGTCATGCCCTCTCCTAAG GTTTCTGATACGGTGGTGGAGCCGTACAACGCCACCCTCTCCGTCCACCAGCTGGTCGAGAACACCGACGAGACCTACTGCATCGACAACGAGGCCCTTTACGACATCTGCTTCCGCACCCTGAAACTCACCACTCCCACCTACGGAGACCTGAACCACCTGGTGTCGGCCACCATGAGCGGCGTGACCACCTCGCTCCGTTTCCCTGGACAGCTCAACGCCGACCTCCGAAAGCTGGCAGTCAACATGGTTCCCTTCCCGAGGCTGCACTTCTTCATGCCGGGCTTCGCCCCTCTGACGGCCAGGGGCAGCCAGCAGTACCGCGCCCTCACCGTTCCCGAGCTTACCCAGCAGATGTTCGACGCCCGGAACATGATGGCGGCCTGCGACCCCCGCCACGGCCGCTACCTGACTGTGGCCACGGTCTTCCGGGGGCCGATGTCCATGAAGGAGGTGGATGAGCAGATGCTGAACATCCAGAACAAGAACAGCAGCTACTTCGTAGAGTGGATCCCCAACAACGTGAAGGTGGCTGTGTGCGACATCGCCCCCCGCGGGCTCAAGATGGCCGCCACGTTTATCGGGAACAGCACGGCCATCCAGGAGCTCTTCAAGCGGATCTCGGAGCAGTTCTCGGCCATGTTCCGGCGGAAGGCCTTCCTGCACTGGTTCACAGGAGAAGGTATGGATGAGATGGAGTTCACAGAGGCGGAGAGCAACATGAATGACCTGGTGTCTGAGTACCAGCAGTACCAGGACGCCACGGCCAACGATGGAGACGAGAACTTTGATGATGAGGAAGAAGAGATCCACGATTAA